Proteins from one Cryptomeria japonica chromosome 4, Sugi_1.0, whole genome shotgun sequence genomic window:
- the LOC131875249 gene encoding ankyrin repeat-containing protein At5g02620-like — MDQIGYVCEGMNRKFFEAAKSGNEQVLNETGGLEGVANEVTPGGNTVLHIAAYHGSLQFVRKLLQLSNANPEDGMTFLKAKNMEGNTALHEAVLGGSEQVVNALLKFCPDLVNEINQAGETALFKACEGGHANIVEVLCPMTSSEYNKRFDGQTPLHLAVSKLSTDVIKKLLDNKPELATEVDIFNRTPLHMAALYQFPVTMFPCFLRERKKLRLIGKMLIKNDNGLSCYKVDQNKQSALHVAAKEGNATLVKVILNYSSDCLEMVDKDGRNALHLAVNNAVEIFERVGQDLRRIISSVMSERLINCIDNNGQTALDIALKKGSEDPQLYRAIIIYLYEHGAIKKIFDTPSTAIQLRINPSWNPDAISVSAVLIATVAFAAAFTLPGGIDTQEHSPPAPILIDTNVFKLFVIFDTVAFCYSIGSAILLNFAFLVGREADHILTNMSLIALYIALVSLSITFGAAIHLVVASKCLWLAVLVWVMVCFLPLGIRAMSLFGKSYLFTPLEQHIKLVLSGFGLVLALFAPLVAIAIAVFYGIYHPLRRVWKKLHGIKSKAH, encoded by the exons ATGGATCAAATTGGGTATGTCTGCGAGGGAATGAACAGAAAGTTCTTTGAAGCAGCCAAATCAGGGAACGAACAAGTGCTTAATGAGACCGGGGGCCTAGAGGGCGTTGCGAATGAGGTAACGCCAGGTGGAAACACAGTGCTCCATATTGCCGCCTATCATGGCTCTCTCCAATTCGTTAGAAAGTTGCTTCAACTCTCAAATGCGAATCCAGAGGATGGGATGACATTTTTAAAAGCTAAAAATATGGAGGGAAACACAGCGTTGCACGAAGCAGTCTTGGGAGGAAGTGAGCAAGTTGTGAATGCTTTACTTAAATTCTGCCCAGATTTGGTGAATGAGATCAACCAAGCAGGCGAAACAGCTCTCTTTAAAGCTTGTGAGGGAGGTCATGCCAATATTGTTGAAGTCTTGTGTCCTATGACTTCTAGTGAGTACAACAAACGATTTGATGGCCAAACGCCTTTACATCTTGCAGTCTCTAAATTAAGTACAG ATGTAATTAAGAAGCTTTTAGACAATAAACCTGAACTTGCCACAGAAGTAGACATTTTCAACCGAACTCCGTTGCACATGGCTGCCTTATATCAATTTCCAGTTACGATGTTTCCATGTTTTTTAAGGGAACGGAAGAAACTTCGCCTGATTGGAAAGATGCTTATTAAAAATGATAATGGACTTTCTTGTTACAAAGTGGACCAAAACAAGCAGTCTGCACTTCACGTTGCAGCCAAAGAGGGGAACGCAACTCTAGTGAAAGTGATATTGAATTACAGCAGCGACTGTCTGGAAATGGTAGACAAGGATGGTAGAAATGCCTTGCATCTGGCTGTGAACAATGCTGTTGAAATATTTGAGAGAGTTGGACAAGATCTGAGAAGGATAATATCCTCGGTAATGTCAGAAAGACTGATTAATTGCATTGATAACAATGGGCAAACGGCATTAGATATTGCACTAAAGAAAGGGAGTGAAGACCCACAACTTTATAGGGCT attataatttatttatatgaacaTGGTGCTATTAAGAAAATATTCGATACGCCCTCAACAGCCATCCAATTACGTATCAACCCAAGTTGGAACCCAGATGCCATATCTGTAAGTGCAGTCCTAATTGCAACAGTTGCTTTTGCAGCTGCTTTTACTCTACCAGGAGGCATTGACACACAAGAGCACAGCCCACCAGCACCTATATTGATTGACACAAACGTCTTCAAGCTATTTGTGATATTTGACACAGTGGCCTTCTGTTATTCTATTGGTTCTGCGATCCTGCTTAATTTTGCATTTCTAGTTGGCCGAGAAGCGGATCACATCTTAACTAATATGAGCTTGATTGCGTTATATATAGCACTGGTATCATTATCAATAACATTTGGCGCAGCAATACATCTGGTTGTGGCATCAAAGTGTTTGTGGTTGGCTGTGCTGGTGTGGGTTATGGTGTGCTTTCTTCCTTTAGGGATAAGAGCAATGTCgctatttggaaaatcttacttgtTCACTCCACTTGAACAACATATCAAATTAGTGCTGTCTGGTTTCGGTCTTGTACTCGCTTTGTTTGCTCCCTTGGTTGCGATAGCCATTGCGGTTTTCTATGGAATATATCACCCTTTGCGTAGGGTTTGGAAGAAGCTCCATGGAATCAAATCTAAAGCTCACTAG